The Streptomyces tendae DNA segment GCGCACCAGGGGAAAGATTCACCCACAGGCACTTCTCCGCCTGGCCCGCCGACGGATCATCGTGCTGTTCGCCAGGCTGCGGAACGCGGCGCGCGGCGATTTCCACCCAGTCGCCTGGACCTCGTCGCATGGACACGGCCGCGCGTTCCCCCGGCGGCTGACACAGTGCGTGAAGGACGTCAGCAGGTCAGCGTTTCGACATCTCGGCCCACACACGGGCGGCCATTGCCTCGGCCTCGTCCTGCGGTGTCCCCGCCCGCACCAAGATGATCCCGCGGGACTGGTCTGGGAATGTGACCTCCCGCATTGCCATACCCAACGGGCTCGTCGGATTGTCCGACATGGCGCCTCCCTTCGGCGGCTGGCGCCCACATTAGAGGGATGCCGCCCGGAGGACGAGCACCCTCGTCCAGACGAGGGACAGCCCCGGGTTGCAGACGGTTGAGGTCGGACGGGAACCGTGCAGCTCTGCAGCACGGTTCCGGTGGGGGCATCCCTAACCGCCCAACACAGTTGAGCTCAGCGGAGAACCTGGTTCATCACTGAGCTGGATCCGCGTCGCTGGTGCCACGTCGTGGCAAGATGGGCGCATGCTGATGCGAAAGGGCGATGCCGCGTAGGCCTCCCAAGGCCGTCCGTGCGCAACGGTGGCGGCCACAGTGGCAGTATCCGGTGCTGAAGGTGCGCGGTGTCTCCGCGCGGACTCGTGCAGCGATCCGGCGGGTCGAAGACCAGCAGATGTGGCCCAACGCGGTTGCTCACGCCCTTTCGCGCGTCGAGTGGGCTTTCCAGCAGCCTGGACGCTACCTGGACGCCTCCGCCTTCGACTCGCCGGGAGTTGGAGACGCTCGCGATGATCTCGAGTGGGCCATGCGGCACCTTCCTCCGGGAGCGCGACGGGACTTGGCGCGACTCCTCACACGCATGGATGCCGAGCTGGAGCGCCGGACCTTGCCGGATCCCCACCTCATCGAATCAACGGTGGGCGGCTGGTGGTGGACCAGGATGCGGGACCTCTGACGGATACACGCCCCCGTGCTCCTCCTTCCTGCGGCGAGCACCCCTTCTCTCGAACTCTCCATCGTTCGTGAGGGCCGGCACCGGCTGGCGCGTGCCGATGAGAACGGAACTTGGTGGTTGTGTTCGGCATCGGCGGGTGGCTGGGAGTGGAGCCGGAACGACGGGACAGCCCTCAGCTCCGCTCCTCACCGTCGAGCGAATCGAGGCCCTCCTCCCAGCGTTGCCGGCGTTCGTCCTCGGGCTGCTCCCACCAAGGGGTGCCGCGCTCCCCCAGCGCGATCTTTGCCCGGTTCACCCGTGCACGCGCTGCCCGCTCGCCCTGTTCGTCGCCCGCGGCCGTCGCTGCGCGCACCGCACGGCGCGCCGCCATGAGGTGATGTCGGAGACGAGCCGCGATCTCCTCGGGGACGGAGGGATCCGTCGCCCTCCACTTCCTCCCCCGAACGACGATGTGGTGCCCGTCGGGGGTCCGCTCCGGTGACTGGTGTGCGTCCACACCGTCGGCCTGCCCGGTACGGCCCCGGGAGAACACGGCTCGTGAGGGTGGTCACGCCGATGGGCGCACGGAGGTCAGTCCGTCACGGTCAGGACCAGCTTGCCTCGGGTGTGGCCGGACTCGCCGTGCGTATGGGCCGCGGCGGCCTGGTCGAGGGGGAACGTCTTCTCCACCTCCACGGTGACCTCGCCCGCGTCGATCAGGCGCGCGATCGTCGTGAGTGCGTGACCGTCCGGCTCGACCAGGAAGCCGCTGGTCCGTACGCCCGCCGCCTCGGCGGCCGCCGCCAGGTCCGGGGAGACGCCGCCGGGGACGGCGATCAGCAGGCCGCCCGGGGAGAGGGTCTTCAGGGAGCGGGTGCTCGTCCGGTCCTGCGCGTCCCCGACCAGGTCGATGACGACGTCCACGTCGGCCGCGGCTTCTTCGAAGCGGGTCGTGGTGTAGTCGATCGTCTCGTGGGCGCCGAGGTCCTTCAGCCAGGCGTGGCGGGCGGCGCCGGCGGTCGCGATCACGTGCGCGCCCAGGTGCCGGGCGAACTGGACGGCGAAGTGGCCCACCCCTCCGGCGGCGGCCGTGATCAGCACGCGCCCACCGGCCCGCACCTCAGCGGTGTCGACCAGGATCTGCCAGGCGGTCAGTGCCGCCAGCGGTACGGCGGCCGCGTGCGCGTGGTCCACGGTGGCGGGCTTGCGGGCCCACTGGCGGGCCGGCGCCGTGACGTACTCGGCGTAGGCTCCGGCGGCGCGCGGGAACCACGGCATGCCGTACACCTCGTCGCCCGGCTTGAGCGTGGTGACCCCGAAGCCGACCTCCTCGACGACGCCGGAGACGTCCCAGCCCAGAATGAGCGGGAACGTCTGCAGGCCCGCCATGCCCTGTCCCTCGCGGGTCTTCCAGTCCACGGGGTTGATGCCGGCGGCGTGGACGCGTACCAGCACCTCGGTCGGCAGCGGTGCGGGGCGGGGCACCTCCTCGGAGGTCAGGACCTCCGGGCCGCCGAATCCCTTGATCGTGACGGCACGCATGGTGTGGCCGCTCATGGTTTCTCGCTCCTGTTCGTTGCTGGTTCCGTTCGCCGGGCGGGCCCGGCAAGATCCACTCTGCCTTGCCGCGACGGGTGCGGGTGAGTGGCCGGAGGGACACCTGTCGTACCATTCCGGCCATGACGCACCGTGTCGCAGTACTCGCCCTCGACGGAGTCCTGCCTCTGGATCTGGGTATCCCGGCCCGGGTGTTCAACGAAGCGCGTGCGCCGGACGGCAGCCGGCTCTACACGGTCGGTACCTGCTCGATCGGCGGGCGGCCGGTTCGTACGCACGAGGATTTCCAGATCGTCGTCGAGCACGACGAGTCACTGCTGCGGACCGCCGACACGGTCGTGATCGCCACCCTGGAACCCACTGCCGAGCTGCTCGCGACAGGGACGCTTCCCGGGGACGTCTCCACTCTTCTGAAGTCGATCGGGCAGCGCACCCGCATCGTGAGCCTGTGCACCTCGGCCTTTCTGCTCGCGGCGGCCGGGCTCCTCGACGATCTGCGGGCCACCACGCACTGGACGCTGTGCGACGCGTTCGCGCGGCTGTTCCCCGGCGTCGAGGTCGATCCGAACGTGCTGTTCGTCGACAACGGCCGTATCCTTACGTCCGCCGGTGGCGCCGCGGGCATCGATCTGTGCCTTCATCTGGTCCGGCAGGACCACGGGGCGAGCGTCGCCGCGGCCGCCGCCCGGCGGGTCGTCGCGGCGCCCTGGCGCGAGGGCGGACAGGCGCAGTTCATCGAGCATGTGGTGCCGCCGGACACCGACCGCTCCACCTCGGCGACCCGGGAATGGGCGCTGCGGCGACTGGCCGAACCGATCACCCTCGAGGACATGGCACGGCACGCCCACATGAGCGTGCGTACCTTCACCCGGCGTTTCCGTCAGGAGACGGGCGTCAGTCCGCTCAAGTGGCTGTGCCAGCGCCGACTGGCCCACGCGCGCCAGCTGTTGGAGTCCACGGATCTGCCCGTCGCCCGGATCGCCGGCGCCTGCGGGTTCAGCGACCCGGTCGCCCTGCGCAGGCAGTTCCACACGTATGTGGGACTGTCTCCGGCTGCCTACCGGCGGGCACACGGCGCGCCGGGGGCGGCCGCGGTGCAGTGACCGCCGGCGCCCCCGCGCCCTGCTGACCTCGAAGGCATGGTGAAGCGCTGGCCGGGCGGGTCTGCCGCCTGTCGGGCGTCGTTGTCAGTGGTGCCGTGCATGATCGGCTCGTCATCTCGTCGCGAGGGGGAGGAAGCATGATGTCGGTCATGAATGAGCAGGTGGCGGGACACGCGTTCCTGCGGTCGATGCACGACGACCCGTATTTCCCCGGCCACCTGGTCGACGAGGGGAAGGCGATCCTGCTGCGGCTCTGCCTGCGCATGGAGACCGAGCAGCCGTCCGGCCTGGACAGCCTGTACAAGCTCACCCAGGCCGCGACGGAGGAGTTCAACCTGCTGGACGAGAGGTTCGGCGCGGCCGGGAGCGGCATCGAGACGGTCGCGCGCCAGTGGATCTGCGAGGAGTTCTGGTTCGTCGCGTCGGCCTACGGGTTCGCGGACGCCGACGTGGAGGTGTTGACCGCCAACCGGGACTGGTGAGCCAGGGCCGGCAGGCCGTCCGCGGTGAGCCTCGCCGTCCCGATTGCGTCGCGCCTCGCATCCTCGCCCGTACAGCGGGCACCCGGGGCGGGAACGTACAGGTCAGAGGGTGGAGAGGGCGGACGCGATGGACAGGGACGAGGGGATCGCAGAGCTGCGCCGCGTCGCCCGTGAGCGGTTCGGGTGGGACGACCTGGGCGCGGAACAGGCGGAGGCGATGCGGGCGCTGCTGGACGGCCGTGACGTGCTGGTCGTCATGCCCACCGGCTCCGGCAAGTCGGCGATCTACCAGGTGCCGACCGTCGTCCTGGGCGGCCCGACCGTCGTCGTGTCCCCGCTGATCGCCCTGCAGCGCGACCAGGTCACGGGCCTGCGGGACAGCGACGCCCCGGACGCCGTGGCCGTGAACTCCGCGCAGCCGCGCTCGGCGACGGACGAGGGCTGGCAGGCGGTCGAGGACGGGGATGCCCAGTACCTGTTCCTCTCCCCCGAGCAGCTGGCCAGGAAAGACGTCATGGAGCGGCTACGGGAACTGCGCCCCTCGCTGTTCGTCGTCGACGAGGCCCACTGCGTGTCCGCGTGGGGCCACGACTTCCGTCCCGACTACCTCAACCTTGGCGAGGCCGCCGACCGGCTGGGCCGTCCGCCGGTCCTCGCCCTGACGGCGACAGCCGCCGCCCCGGTGCGGGAGGACATCGTCGAGCATCTGCACATGCGCGAGCCGCATGTCGTGACGACGGGCACGGACCGGCCCGAGATCCACCTGTCCGTGCACACCTTCACCGACGACCCCTCCAAGCGTGAGGCCGTCTCCCGCTGGGCGGCCGAGGCGTCCGCCCCCGGCATCCTCTACACCGCCACCCGCAAGGACGCCGAGGCGTACGCGGAGCGCCTCCGGCAGGACGGTGTCGACGCCGAGGCGTACCACGCGGGGCTGAAGGCCGCCGACCGCCGACGTATCCAGGACGGC contains these protein-coding regions:
- a CDS encoding GlxA family transcriptional regulator, with the protein product MTHRVAVLALDGVLPLDLGIPARVFNEARAPDGSRLYTVGTCSIGGRPVRTHEDFQIVVEHDESLLRTADTVVIATLEPTAELLATGTLPGDVSTLLKSIGQRTRIVSLCTSAFLLAAAGLLDDLRATTHWTLCDAFARLFPGVEVDPNVLFVDNGRILTSAGGAAGIDLCLHLVRQDHGASVAAAAARRVVAAPWREGGQAQFIEHVVPPDTDRSTSATREWALRRLAEPITLEDMARHAHMSVRTFTRRFRQETGVSPLKWLCQRRLAHARQLLESTDLPVARIAGACGFSDPVALRRQFHTYVGLSPAAYRRAHGAPGAAAVQ
- a CDS encoding DUF5713 family protein, producing MSVMNEQVAGHAFLRSMHDDPYFPGHLVDEGKAILLRLCLRMETEQPSGLDSLYKLTQAATEEFNLLDERFGAAGSGIETVARQWICEEFWFVASAYGFADADVEVLTANRDW
- a CDS encoding NADP-dependent oxidoreductase; protein product: MSGHTMRAVTIKGFGGPEVLTSEEVPRPAPLPTEVLVRVHAAGINPVDWKTREGQGMAGLQTFPLILGWDVSGVVEEVGFGVTTLKPGDEVYGMPWFPRAAGAYAEYVTAPARQWARKPATVDHAHAAAVPLAALTAWQILVDTAEVRAGGRVLITAAAGGVGHFAVQFARHLGAHVIATAGAARHAWLKDLGAHETIDYTTTRFEEAAADVDVVIDLVGDAQDRTSTRSLKTLSPGGLLIAVPGGVSPDLAAAAEAAGVRTSGFLVEPDGHALTTIARLIDAGEVTVEVEKTFPLDQAAAAHTHGESGHTRGKLVLTVTD
- a CDS encoding RecQ family ATP-dependent DNA helicase; its protein translation is MDRDEGIAELRRVARERFGWDDLGAEQAEAMRALLDGRDVLVVMPTGSGKSAIYQVPTVVLGGPTVVVSPLIALQRDQVTGLRDSDAPDAVAVNSAQPRSATDEGWQAVEDGDAQYLFLSPEQLARKDVMERLRELRPSLFVVDEAHCVSAWGHDFRPDYLNLGEAADRLGRPPVLALTATAAAPVREDIVEHLHMREPHVVTTGTDRPEIHLSVHTFTDDPSKREAVSRWAAEASAPGILYTATRKDAEAYAERLRQDGVDAEAYHAGLKAADRRRIQDGFMTGTPAVVVATSAFGMGIDKPDVRFVAHASVPESLDSYYQEVGRAGRDGEPARAVLFYRPEDLGLQKFLTARALDTDALRRIMTTLFGQEAPQSRSRVAQLCGLSRRKTSDLLNLLEEAEAVTVEGKRRAVRALPGRSADEAAGAAEEVFARRRRIDRSRIEMMRGYAETPTCRRQYLLGYFGDQLDTPCARCDVCDRQAQAPSITATGRADATPPAGHDGPYEPNDRVEHTDWGSGTVMRLEEDRVVVLFEQVGYKTLSLTAVEEGDLLTEV